A genomic region of Homalodisca vitripennis isolate AUS2020 chromosome 5, UT_GWSS_2.1, whole genome shotgun sequence contains the following coding sequences:
- the LOC124363001 gene encoding translation initiation factor IF-3, mitochondrial: protein MWSRLSFKVYSLTIKGYPTTYICEKTSASLLRISQERLTPSLSLFVSKYGKAFYSFDSKDNVNKTTLEKGPSSNKPKKPKKELKTYITLLDLDKKMSVTTVEDAAKLALRRNYKLVKVVDFDPKTDRAVYQLLTESQYLKDDKGWEETKTKSEKSITDSKVVSFSTNINEHDVLTKINMMKKWLSKKYEVRVVVTGDLKAGENIYKLIEQNIGVDGRIVQKRTKGSDVRFQILPPKKTEKSSKVSETETT, encoded by the exons atgtGGTCGAGACTTTCGTTTAAGGTGTATTCATTGACTATTAAAGGATATCCTACAACATATATTTGTGAGAAAACAAGTGCTTCACTCTTAAGAATTTCTCAAGAGAGACTTACGCCTTCTTTAAGTTTATTTGTCAGTAAATATGGTAAAGCGTTTTATTCATTTGACTCtaaagataatgtaaataaaaccacATTGGAAAAGGGACCATCATCTAATAAACCTAAGAAACCTAAGAAGGAGCTGAAAACTTATATTACTTTATTggatttagataaaaaaatgtctGTTACAACAGTGGAAGATGCTGCAAAGTTAGCACTGAGAAGAAACTACAAACTAGTTAAAGTAGTTGATTTTGACCCCAAAACAGACAGGGCTGTTTATCAATTGCTTACAGAATCACAATACCTGAAAGATGATAAGGGTTGGGAAGAAACCAAAACAAAAAGTGAAAAATCCATAACAGACAGTAAAGTTGTATCTTTTTCTACTAATATAAATGAACACgatgttttaactaaaattaatatgatGAAGAAATGGTTATCAAAGAAATATGAAGTAAGAGTTGTTGTAACAGGTGATTTAAAAGCTGGA gagaatatatacaaattaattgaacaaaatattggtGTTGATGGAAGAATAGTACAAAAGAGAACCAAAGGGTCAGATGTCAGGTTTCAAATCCTTCCTCCAAAGAAAACGGAAAAAAGTTCAAAAGTGTCCGAGACGGAAACCACATAA